In Vespa velutina chromosome 1, iVesVel2.1, whole genome shotgun sequence, the following proteins share a genomic window:
- the LOC124956316 gene encoding HIG1 domain family member 2A, mitochondrial encodes MAKDTYDNNNLDWLKIREVDAEEYPVGQLAETPKEKLFRKVRENPFVPLGTLATVSALTYGLYNFSIGNTKISQYMMRTRVAAQAFTFIAIITGLMLTQNKVNSKT; translated from the exons ATGGCGAAAGATACgtacgacaataataatttggattggctaaaaataagagaagttGACGCTGAAGAATATCCCGTTGGACAATTAGCTGAAACCCCGAAGgagaaattatttcgtaaagTACGAGAAAATCCTTTCGTACCATTAG gTACACTTGCCACAGTGTCTGCTCTCACTTACggattatacaatttttctataggtaatacaaaaatatcacAGTATATGATGCGTACACGTGTTGCTGCTCAAGCTTTTACTTTCATTGCCATAATTACTGGTCTTATGTTAACCCAGAATAAAGTTAACTCTAAAACATAA